One Mycoavidus sp. HKI genomic region harbors:
- a CDS encoding GspE/PulE family protein → MNTLADSATAVPTPNALSSTGPKEDDNAPAVRLLRELLLDAATHGASDVHIEPSEHDWRIRLRIDGVLHETMRPPPYLRDPFICCVKVLARLDIAERRVPQDGRLKLYVAADKFEEFRVNTLPTLWGEKLVLRRLDTLPATLTLTDLGFDLKQQATLAAAIHAPHGMVLVTGPTGSGKTLSLYCFLQRLNRESINICSVEDPAEIQLAGVNQVSVRDKAGLTFAVALRAFLRQDPDVIMVGEIRDTETASVALQAAQTGHLVLSTLHTNDAPATLARLLDMGIAPFNLACAMRLIIAQRLVRKLCLACRAPAFTDQTTAEAMLRSAGFDETTLAEDWQPYRAVGCAACHGIGYRGRIGIHQVMPVTAAIRGLIMARSSTDAIAQQALRDGVKSLREAGLAQVRAGTTSLEEILAVTDASPATF, encoded by the coding sequence TGTGCGACTATTGCGTGAACTTTTACTTGATGCTGCCACCCATGGCGCATCTGACGTGCATATTGAGCCTAGCGAGCATGATTGGCGCATTCGGCTGCGCATCGATGGGGTACTGCATGAAACCATGCGCCCGCCGCCCTATCTAAGAGATCCGTTCATCTGTTGCGTGAAAGTGCTCGCTCGCCTCGATATTGCCGAGCGGCGCGTACCTCAAGACGGACGCCTCAAACTATACGTGGCGGCAGACAAATTTGAAGAATTCCGAGTGAATACACTACCCACCTTGTGGGGCGAAAAACTCGTTTTGCGGCGACTTGACACCCTCCCAGCCACGCTTACTCTGACTGACCTCGGTTTTGACCTCAAACAACAAGCCACTCTGGCCGCAGCTATTCACGCCCCGCACGGCATGGTATTGGTTACAGGCCCCACGGGGAGCGGCAAAACTTTATCGTTATATTGCTTTTTACAGCGCTTAAATCGAGAATCAATCAATATCTGCTCGGTCGAAGACCCAGCTGAAATACAATTAGCAGGCGTTAATCAGGTCAGTGTACGCGACAAAGCGGGCCTCACCTTTGCCGTCGCACTGCGCGCCTTTTTACGACAAGATCCTGATGTGATTATGGTTGGAGAAATTCGTGACACTGAAACCGCCAGTGTTGCACTACAAGCCGCACAAACGGGTCACCTTGTCTTATCCACCCTGCATACCAATGATGCTCCCGCTACACTAGCGCGTTTACTTGATATGGGCATAGCGCCTTTTAACTTGGCTTGCGCCATGCGCTTAATTATCGCGCAAAGACTGGTCAGAAAACTCTGCTTAGCCTGTCGCGCCCCAGCTTTCACCGATCAGACAACTGCTGAGGCGATGCTGCGTAGCGCGGGCTTTGACGAAACAACACTAGCAGAAGATTGGCAACCCTATCGAGCCGTCGGCTGCGCTGCGTGTCATGGCATTGGTTATCGCGGCCGCATTGGCATTCATCAAGTGATGCCGGTTACCGCTGCGATACGCGGGCTCATCATGGCACGAAGCAGCACCGATGCAATCGCTCAACAAGCGCTGCGTGACGGCGTAAAAAGCTTACGAGAGGCGGGCTTAGCGCAAGTACGCGCCGGCACAACCAGCCTCGAAGAAATTCTAGCCGTCACAGATGCCAGTCCGGCTACTTTCTAA